DNA from Candidatus Hydrogenedentota bacterium:
CTTTGCACCGCCTTGCCGCGCGACATCTTCGCGGCGCCGTCCGGTTTGTCGGACAGGTCGTACCGCTGGTTCAGCAAGTCCATATGCTTTTTCATAATGTCCGCTTTCGCCGCGGACATGCGTTCCATGGTCTGCGCAAACGGCGCGTGGACATCGACCGGCGCGTAGCTCTGCGGTACGTCCTGCGCCCACCCGGTTGCCCCGAAGAGACACACACACGCCGCGAGTCCGAGCAGACCTATTCGCCGCAATGATTTTCGTTTCATGGGAAGACCCCCCTTTCTTGACGCGTCAACGCGCGCCGCTCGCACACTTCACACCACATACGCCTTGGCAACGCGGCCCACGACGGGTTGCGGGAAAAGTCTCTACCCGCAACGAACCGAACGCAGCCCTCAACTGGGTTCACCAAAGCGGATACGGGCTTCATCCTCGTATCCGGCAGCCGTGAACCTTAAATTAGATATTGTCTAATATATGATATGCGCGCGTGCTTGTCAATACCAATTAAGACACTGAAAACAAACAGGTTGTATCGGTTGGCGGCTCCCGGAAATCGGTGCCGTACCGGATTGGCGAATGTGCCCCACCAACCTCGGCGGCTATCGCCACCACTTCAGTATCAGCGGATCGCGTGTGGCGGAAGTGGTTTCGACGCTCAGGCGGGCGGGTCGCCGGTCGCGAGCAAGCTTGATGAGGATCGCGTTCTTGCCTTGCTTAAATGTCAGGGGCACGGTTTCCTCGCGCGAAGTGGAGTCCGATTCGCGCGCGCTCGAACTGTGGCATTCCGTGCCATTGATGAATACCTTCAAACAGCCTTCGAGCCGCACGCGCATCGTCGCGGCCTGGCGAGTAGGCGCCGCGCATTCCGCGTACGCGTAGAACGTTTCGGGCAATGTCGAAACCGGCCCAGCAAACGGCAACCCGAGCGCGGCGTCGAAATCGATCTCGTTCCGCACCTCGCCGATCACGTACCAGCGTGTCCACCGCACCGGATCGCGCCATCCCGCGTGGATCGCCGTCAAATCCACCTGCTGCTCGGGCGGATATTTCGTGTCGTGCCCGGCGCCGCCCCAATTCGGGAAGGGGCCGATGAGGCTCCACAGCCGTGCGCGCTCGGAACGCTCGCGCCGCAGCCAGTCCAACACGGACTGCTGGATCGGTTGCGTTATCTCGCCGGGAACGGACCGGCGGCCGAAGTGGCGTATGAGATTCAAATACAGCCGATCGGCGACGGGGTCGCTGCCCAGGTGTTCGAGCACGCGCGCGTGGGTGAAGACCATGCGCCCGGAGCCAAACCGGCGCACCAGCATGTCTTCCCCGAACCACGGCGCATCGTCGCCGGAGCGCGCGGCGATCGTGCCGCACATGCGTTCGTCGGATTGCTCCTCGAACGATCGCCGGGGAACGATATTGCGATACGCCTGACGCATCAGGCAGCGCGATGGCAGTCCGTCGAAAACGGGATGCAATCGAACGTAATGGAACCCGCCGAATACGTCGACGGTCGTCGCCTTCAACGCGTCGTCAATGCGTTCCGCCAAATCGTTCCAATCCGCGGGAGGCGAAAAAACGATCGCCACCGCGCCCGCGCGCACTTCGTTCAACAGATTGATGAGTTCGGTTTCGGGATACGCGCGGACCGTGTTCGTCAGTGGCGGCACAATGTAGACACGCGGCTTTGTTCCCGCGGGCTTGGCGGGCGCGGTGCAACGCTCCGTCCATTCGCCGTGCGGATCGAGCACCGAAACCTCGACATCGCACACCGGGGCCGGTTCCACCACCTGCAAGTCGATGCGGTTTTGCGCCAGCAGCTTCATGCCCTGCATCAGCCGCACGACAAACTTGTGAACGCCAACCGAGCCCGACGCGGAGATGGTGCCCGTCCACACGTCGCGCGTCTGCTTCGGCACTTTAATCGAACGTTTCTTCTTCCAGAGCACCTGGTTTGTCGGCCCCACCACCTGCAGCGACAAATCGGCAAGCGGCTCGCTGCGATCGTCATTGACGATCGTCACGGCGACCGGCACTTCCTCGCGCGGCACCAGGTTCGTTCGCGATGCGCGTATCGCGAGCATCAGCGGCGTTTGGACGCGCGCGAACCCGGCGGCATCTACGTCCGGCAGTCCGTCAACGCAATAGCCTGCCACTTTCGCGTTCACCCGCGCCGCGGCGATTTGCAGCACAAGGGCTTCGCCGCGCGCTTCCTGGATTGCCGTCGTTGCGTGCGCCGCACTCTCCAACACCCGGTCGATCTCGCGGTCGGCCAGTTCGCGATCGAGCGCAGCGTCACTGCCGGACAATCCAATCCCCGTCAAGGCCGGTTGCGTCCCGAACGACGCGAGCAGGACCGGCATACCCGGTTCGCCCACGTGTTCGTAGAACCGCTCCGCCCGGCCGGAACTCGGCGAAGGAAGGTGGCAGATCGCGGAATCCAGCGCGCCAATTTCGTCCTGGTACGGACGCATGAAGCGTGAGTCGCCCTCCAACGCATCCAATGCCGTAACAACAATCCGGCTTGGGTCGAGCTGGTGAACGTGTCGCATTGCCGAACCGGAATCGTCACTTTGCGCTATGTGCCATATGACGATCGACGGATGGTTTCGGCGCGCCATGACCGTCGCATCCACCGTCTGCATTCCGCCGTTCGGATCGAGTTCGTCGCAGACCAGCAGGCCAAGTTCGTCGGCGGCATCGAGCACGCGCGCGGGAATGGGGCCGCCGCGCGCGCGCAAAAAGTTGAACCCCGCGCGCTTGAGCCGGGCGACAAGTCCCTGCGCGCCGGATTCGTCAGCGCAGGACGCAACGTCGGCCGCCTCCAAGACGACGCCGCGCAACAGGATCGGCTTGGTGTTGAGGTGAAACCGGTTGTCCTTCAGCGTGCACTCGCGCATACCGAATCGCGCGGCGAGGGGGGTGGCCGGGTTCGTCCCGCCGGTTTCGCACCGGACCGCGATCAGTGCCGGATTGTCGGGAGACCAGGGCTGGAACTCGGGCAGGTCGATAATCAGGGTCGCAAGTTCGCCTTCGCTGGAGTAGGGCGTGCCCTCGACAGTGACTCGGACCGGTCCCGGCGGCCGCTCGAGCAGGGAGGCTTGCACTCGCTTGCGCCGCAGGTCCGGTTGCAGAAACAGCGGTGCAGGGGTCAATGCGTCCACGAACGCACCCCAGACGCGCCCCTTCGCGCGTCACGCCAACCGATTCGACTGTAAAATGCGGCCATGCTATGGTCTCGCCTGCGTGCGACGATGGTACCCGCCCCCCGCGTGCGGGTCAAGGCACGCGGAACTTTCCCCCGGCGAGGTGTGTTTCACGGTTCAGGAGGGTCGGACTATGTCTTGGCTACGAATTCTAGTCGCGGTAGTCGTCGCGCTGCCGATAGGCGCCCTGGCCGGAAAGTATTATACCGCCCAGGATTTGGACGCAAAGCTCGCCGCTCTTGCCAACGAACGCGATGCGCTCAAGGCCGGCGAAAAATCGCTTCAGGACGAAATCAGTGCGGCCAAGAGCGAGGCGGAATCCCTCGCGCGCGAAAACCGCCGCTTGCAGGATCAGGTGGCCTCCGCACAGAAGGTCGAGCCGGTCGACGAGATTTCGCTGGAAGCCGTCGGCGAACCGGCGGACGCGACGCTCGATTCGGGAATTCAAAACGAAGCCGATGCCTCGGCCCGCGACGGCGACCGCGGCCGCGGCGACAACCCGAACGAGACGGACGCCGAGCGCGAAGCCCGCATCGCGCAATGGCGTGAAGAACGCGAACAGCGCGGCGCGGAAATGCGTGACCGCATGCGCCAATTCATGGACGAGCAAATCCAAAACGCGCCCGACAAGGCGACCCAGGACCGGCTCGCGTCGATCAGCGCGAACGGCGAGGCGATGATGGACCTGTTCCAACAAATGCGCGAAGCCCAAACGGACGAGGAGCGCGATGTCATCCGCGACGAAATGCGCGCGATGGGCGAGACCACGCGCCAGTTGGTCCAGGAGCAACAGGACCACCTGATGCGCGAAAGTCTCAAGCAGAGCGGCGTCACCGACCCGGCCGCGCAGAACGCGGCCATGCAATCGCTACGGCAAACGATGGAAGGCCCCTTCTTCCGCGGGCCGATGGCGTGGGGCGGTGGCGGCGGTTTTGACGGCGGCGGGTTCTTCGGCGGGCGTGGCCGCGGCCGCGGTCCCGATGGCGGAGGCGGACCGCCCCGCAGCTAGCAACGTCTACGGTTTGCGCCCGATAAAGACGTAGTGCGGCACGCGCAAACCGAACAGGTAGCCGATTCGCGCGCGCTGCTCGATGCACGTCAGCGAAATCAGTTTGCGGCGAAGATATGGCAAGTGGTCCGGCGAAAGGTAGACGTTGTCCATGCCGAACCAGGCCGGCCAGACGTGGCGCGTGAACCGGGAGTGGCTCGCAAGGCCCGCTGCCGGATATTTCCGCGCAACGTAGAAATCCACCGCCCCTAACGCGCCTCCAGGCGACAACAACGCGACTGCGTGATCGATCGCCGCAAACCAGTCGGGAATCATCGTCAACGAGTAGGAAAACGTGACGACATCCGCGCGGCCTTCCGGCGGCGCGAACGACGCGGCGTCCTCGCGAACGGTGTGAACGTTTGTCCACTTGTTCCGTTCGATTCGCTCGCGCGCCACTTCCAGAAGCGATTCCGAAAGGTCGACTACGTACACGCTGCGGAGCGCGCGAATCCGCTCTCCAATGCGTTCGAGGTTCTCGCCCGTTCCGCCGCCCATCTCGATCCACACGCCGCCGTCCGGTTTCGGCAGGCGTTGGTAAAGCGCATCTCGTCCGTGCAGAAGTTTCTTGCGCGAGTCGTCGTAGACGGAGGCTTGGGCGCGATAGAAGCTGTCAAGCCGATCGGCGTGCGTTTCGCCGCGAATGGGCGCAAACGCCATGTGAAACGCCGCTTTGATGTCTTTCGCCAGCGCCATCAGGCCGCGGCCAGGTCGGCGATGTAGAAACTGCCGTACGTGTGTACGCGGTCGCGCGCGTGCAAGTGCACGGCAAGATCGCGATGGTACGTAAGCAACTCGCCCACGCGCCGGCGCGATCCCTCCACTCGGACTTCGAGCGGGTCGACGAAGTCCACCTGTAACCCGCCGCTCCGCCAAATGACGCGGGCGCCGGGCGCCGCGCGATCCACGATGGCCTGCCACTCGCGCTGAAGAAACGGTTCGCGCGCCGTGCTGAGCCAGTCCATATGATCCAGCAGCACGTATCGCGAAATGCGCACGTCGCTCGCGCGAAGAAACGACTCGATCGTCGCCGTATGCACCGATATACGGTCCACCAATCCGCCCTTCAGCTTCGCGAAGTTTTCCGCCTTCAGATATTCGGGGCAACACTCGGGCGTGTACGCGCCGGTAAGGTACACGCGCCAAAAATAATTGTCCTGAAGCGAAAGTTGCCCGAACACCGCATCGAGGCATTCTCCGATAAACTGCGATATGCCGTCCTCGTAGTGCCGCTCCACCTGCAGCCGTTGCGGCCGCGGGACGCCCAATAGCGAAAGCGTGTAGTCGCGCCCCACCGCCCATCGAATCGGGCGCGTCCATACCGCGTCACGGATGTTCGCATAATAAATGCTGCTCTGCTCGTCGACCGATCCCGCGTCGAGAATGGCGTGAATCGCATCGCGCACGTTTGCGACGCGGTCGACGTACAGGTTGACGAGCCACGCGAACACGCCGGATGTGCCGTGAAAATAGAAACTCCGCCGCCGCGTTTCGCCGGAAAAGAAGTAGATGCGGCGGTCCCAATACGCTTGCGCGCGCGCCGACATCCGCGGGCGCAGTTGCGACGCGTACACGCGCGTACAGTCCGGCAGCGCGCCCTGACCGAACAACTGAAAGAATTCCTCGAATTCGAGACCGCGAATCGCCGCAAGTTTGAGTTCGAGCAGCGCGTTCTGCCGCGGGTTCATGTCCACCGCGTACACGTGCGCGGGCGCCTGCAACGCATAGTCCAGCGTGTTGCACCCCGCGGACGTGATGACCATGACGGTGTCCCGCGGCCCGAGCGCCAGCGCGGCGCGATCGAGGCGCGGGTCTTCCCAGCA
Protein-coding regions in this window:
- a CDS encoding class I SAM-dependent methyltransferase gives rise to the protein MALAKDIKAAFHMAFAPIRGETHADRLDSFYRAQASVYDDSRKKLLHGRDALYQRLPKPDGGVWIEMGGGTGENLERIGERIRALRSVYVVDLSESLLEVARERIERNKWTNVHTVREDAASFAPPEGRADVVTFSYSLTMIPDWFAAIDHAVALLSPGGALGAVDFYVARKYPAAGLASHSRFTRHVWPAWFGMDNVYLSPDHLPYLRRKLISLTCIEQRARIGYLFGLRVPHYVFIGRKP
- a CDS encoding BtaA family protein codes for the protein MVWNWLSARAFRHVHGNNLVYNTCWEDPRLDRAALALGPRDTVMVITSAGCNTLDYALQAPAHVYAVDMNPRQNALLELKLAAIRGLEFEEFFQLFGQGALPDCTRVYASQLRPRMSARAQAYWDRRIYFFSGETRRRSFYFHGTSGVFAWLVNLYVDRVANVRDAIHAILDAGSVDEQSSIYYANIRDAVWTRPIRWAVGRDYTLSLLGVPRPQRLQVERHYEDGISQFIGECLDAVFGQLSLQDNYFWRVYLTGAYTPECCPEYLKAENFAKLKGGLVDRISVHTATIESFLRASDVRISRYVLLDHMDWLSTAREPFLQREWQAIVDRAAPGARVIWRSGGLQVDFVDPLEVRVEGSRRRVGELLTYHRDLAVHLHARDRVHTYGSFYIADLAAA